One genomic region from Prunus persica cultivar Lovell chromosome G3, Prunus_persica_NCBIv2, whole genome shotgun sequence encodes:
- the LOC18782903 gene encoding probable polyamine oxidase 2, translated as MASGAKSNPQLRRAVCYSNGDKKQTSGGTTTSPSVIVIGGGMAGVSAARALHDASIQVMLLESRDRLGGRVYTDYSFGFPIDLGASWLHGVCKENPLAPLIGRLGLPLYRTSGDNSVLYDHDLESYALFDMDGKQVPQDLVTKVGEVFENLLKETDKVREEFSEDMSITRAFSIVFERNPELRLEGVAHKVLQWYLCRMEGWFAADADTISLKCWDQEELLPGGHGLMVRGYLPVINTLAKGLDIRLGHRVTKIARQYNGVHVTIEDGSTFVADAAVVAVPLGVLKAKSISFEPKLPNWKEEAIDDLGVGIENKIVLHFEKVFWPNVEFLGVVAETSYCCSYFLNLHKATGHSVLVYMPAGQLAKDIEKMSDEEAANFAFMQLKKILPDASSPIQYLVSRWGSDVNTLGSYSYDMVGKPHDLYEKLRVPVDNLFFAGEATSADFPGSVHGAFSTGMMAAEDCRMRVLERYGELDLFEPVMGEEAMSIPLLISRI; from the exons ATGGCGTCTGGAGCCAAGAGTAATCCCCAATTGCGCAGAG CTGTGTGCTATTCGAATGGTGACAAGAAGCAGACATCAGGCGGAACGACGACGTCCCCATCTGTAATAGTGATAGGTGGTGGTATGGCTGGAGTTTCAGCTGCACGTGCTCTTCACGATGCCTCAATTCAG GTTATGCTGTTGGAGTCTCGAGACAGACTGGGTGGTCGAGTTTACACCGATTACTCATTTGGTTTCCCTATTGACTTGGGTGCATCATG GTTGCACGGAGTATGCAAAGAGAATCCATTGGCACCATTGATTGGGAGATTGGGGTTACCCTTATACCGCACGAGTGGGGATAACTCTGTCTTATATGACCATGACTTGGAGAG CTATGCACTTTTTGATATGGATGGGAAGCAAGTTCCTCAAGATTTGGTCACCAAAGTTGGTGAAGTGTTTGAGAACCTTTTGAAAGAG ACAGATAAGGTAAGAGAGGAATTTAGTGAAGACATGTCCATCACTCGTGccttttcaattgtttttgaaAGGAACCCGGAATTAAG GTTGGAAGGAGTTGCACATAAGGTTCTGCAGTGGTACTTGTGCAGAATGGAAGGTTGGTTTGCAGCAGATGCTGATACGATTTCACTTAAATGCTGGGATCAG GAAGAACTGCTTCCTGGTGGTCATGGCCTTATGGTCAGGGGCTACCTCCCTGTTATAAACACACTTGCCAAAGGTCTTGACATCCGTTTGGGCCACAG GGTCACAAAAATAGCAAGGCAATATAATGGGGTTCATGTAACAATAGAAGATGGGAGTACATTTGTTGCAGATGCTGCTGTTGTAGCTGTTCCTCTCGGTGTGCTTAAGGCAAAGAGCATATCGTTCGAGCCAAAGCTACCCAACTGGAaggaagaagccattgatgaccTCGGAGTGGGAATTGAGAATAAAATAGTATTGCACTTCGAAAAGGTGTTTTGGCCAAATGTGGAGTTTTTGGGAGTGGTTGCTGAAACATCTTATTGCTGCAGCTACTTTCTAAATCTTCACAAGGCAACTGGTCATTCTGTACTTGTTTATATGCCTGCAGGGCAGCTGGCTAAAGACATAGAGAAAATGTCTGATGAAGAGGCTGCTAACTTTGCTTTTATGCAACTCAAGAAGATCCTTCCAGATGCTTCTTCCCCG ATTCAGTATCTTGTTTCTCGTTGGGGCAGTGATGTTAACACGCTTGGGTCATATAGCTATGACATGGTTGGAAAACCCCATGATTTGTACGAGAAGCTAAGGGTCCCAGTGGATAACCTATTTTTTGCCGGAGAGGCAACAAGCGCGGACTTCCCAGGCTCTGTGCATGGTGCATTCTCTACTGGAATGATGGCCGCTGAAGACTGCAGGATGCGTGTTCTGGAGCGATATGGGGAGTTGGATTTATTCGAGCCGGTCATGGGCGAGGAGGCCATGTCCATCCCGCTTTTGATCTCCCGCATATAA
- the LOC18782065 gene encoding protein NPG1: MESGEYEEGMVIEFSANGNSMKATDVQAKLDEGNIQEAESSLREGLSLNFEEARALLGKLEYQRGNLEGALRVFDGIDLQAAIERLQPSLAEKTPSRKGRTRSDSQHTVSQHAASLVLDAIYLKSKSLQKLGRLTEAASECKNVLDAVEKIFHQGMHDAQVDGRLQETVSQAVELLPELWKQAGYYHEAISAYRRALLSQWNLDNDCCARIQKGFAVFLLYSGVEAGPPSLGVQVEGSYVPKNNLEEAILLLMILLRKLSLGKTKCDPSLMEHLTFALSLCNQTSVLAKQLEEIMPGVYHRVDRWNSLALCYSGAGHNNEALNLLRKSLHKHERPDELTALLLAAKTCSEDSHVAAEGVGYAQRAISSAQGMDEHLKGVGLRLLGLCLGKQAKVSSSDFERSRLQSEALKSLNEAIALEQNNLDLIFELGVQYAEHRNLNAALRYAKQFIDRTGGSIIKGWRLLALVLSAQQRYSEAHVVTDAALDETAKWEQGPLLRLKAKLKISQSLPMDAIETYRYLLALVQAQRKSFGPLRISNQVEDDKVDEFEVWHGLADLYSSLSHWKDAEICLSKASELKRHSAEMLHTEGVILEGRGQIQEALAAYIDALLLEPYYVPCKILIAALLSKMGSVALPVARSLLSDALRIDPNNRKAWYYLGMIHRDDGRIADAIDCFQAASMLEESDPIESFSSIL, translated from the exons ATGGAATCTGGCGAGTATGAAGAAGGCATGGTGATTGAATTCTCTGCAAATGGGAATTCCATGAAAGCAACAGATGTTCAGGCCAAGCTTGATGAAGGAAATATTCAGGAGGCAGAATCTTCATTACGAGAAGGGTTATCACTCAATTTTGAG GAAGCAAGAGCCCTTCTTGGAAAGCTGGAGTACCAAAGAGGTAACCTAGAAGGTGCACTTCGTGTGTTCGATGGCATCGATCTTCAAGCTGCCATAGAGCGATTGCAACCTTCTCTTGCTGAGAAAACACCTTCTAGGAAGGGCCGAACCCGTTCTGACTCACAGCATACAGTCTCACAGCATGCTGCTAGTCTCGTTCTTGATGCTATATACTTAAAATCCAAGTCTCTTCAAAAGCTTGGGAGATTAACTG AGGCTGCTAGTGAATGCAAAAATGTGCTTGATGCTGTGGAAAAAATTTTCCATCAGGGCATGCATGATGCGCAAGTGGATGGTAGATTGCAAGAGACAGTCAGCCAAGCTGTAGAGCTCCTTCCTGAGCTTTGGAAGCAAGCTGGTTACTATCATGAAGCAATATCTGCTTACAGGCGTGCCCTACTTAGTCAATGGAACCTTGACAACGACTGCTGTGCAAGAATTCAGAAAGGATTTGCtgtgtttttgttgtatagTGGAGTAGAGGCTGGTCCACCCAGTTTAGGTGTTCAGGTTGAAGGTTCATATGTGCCCAAAAATAATCTGGAGGAAGCAATTCTGCTTTTGATGATCCTTTTGAGAAAGTTATCCCTAGGTAAAACCAAATGTGACCCATCGCTTATGGAACATCTAACATTTGCGTTATCTTTATGCAACCAAACTTCAGTTTTAGCAAAGCAGCTGGAAGAGATCATGCCTGGAGTATATCACCGTGTTGATCGTTGGAATTCATTAGCTCTTTGTTATAGTGGAGCAGGACACAACAACGAGGCTTTGAATCTATTAAGGAAGTCTTTACACAAACATGAACGACCAGATGAACTCACAGCATTGTTATTAGCCGCCAAAACCTGCAGTGAGGATTCCCATGTTGCGGCTGAGGGAGTGGGATATGCACAAAGGGCTATTAGCAGTGCTCAGGGGATGGATGAACATTTAAAGGGTGTGGGTCTTCGCTTGTTGGGTCTTTGTTTGGGGAAACAAGCAAAAGTTTCTTCCTCTGACTTTGAGAGGTCCCGGCTTCAGTCTGAAGCACTGAAATCGCTAAATGAAGCCATTGCTTTGGAGCAGAATAATTTAGATTTGATTTTTGAGTTGGGTGTTCAGTATGCAGAGCATCGGAATCTAAATGCTGCTTTGCGGTATGCAAAACAGTTCATTGATCGAACAGGGGGCTCCATAATAAAAGGTTGGAGATTGCTTGCTCTTGTTTTGTCTGCTCAACAGCGATATTCAGAGGCTCACGTGGTCACTGATGCTGCTTTGGATGAGACCGCAAAATGGGAACAAGGGCCATTGCTCAGGCTTAAAGCAAAGCTGAAAATCTCTCAATCATTACCCATGGATGCAATTGAAACTTATCGTTACCTTCTTGCATTGGTTCAAGCCCAAAGAAAATCTTTTGGGCCTCTCAGAATTAGTAATCAG GTTGAAGATGATAAAGTCGATGAATTCGAAGTTTGGCATGGTTTGGCAGACTTATACTCTAGCCTATCACATTGGAAGGATGCAGAAATATGTTTGAGTAAAGCCAGTGAACTGAAGCGGCACTCTGCAGAAATGCTGCACACAGAAG GTGTTATCTTAGAAGGACGTGGACAAATTCAAGAAGCTCTAGCAGCTTATATTGATGCTCTTCTGCTAGAACCCTATTATGTTCCGTGCAAGATTTTGATTGCCGCTCTTCTGTCAAAGATGGGCTCAGTAGCATTGCCTGTGGCAAGAAGCTTACTCTCGGATGCATTAAGGATCGATCCTAACAATCGAAAGGCTTGGTATTACTTGGGGATGATTCACAGAGATGATGGTCGAATAGCAGACGCCATCGACTGCTTCCAGGCAGCTTCCATGCTGGAAGAATCTGATCCCATTGAAAGCTTCAGCTCCATTCTCTGA
- the LOC18781567 gene encoding pentatricopeptide repeat-containing protein At3g59040 isoform X1 codes for MPQTLFLKPFISAPLDNWRFVFPSSPFAKPCKLKACTNSIGANVKVRGRVGVVCMGMLAPRKFLQKRKKVEVFKDAADEAEQKNWRRLMNEIEETGSAVSVLKSERLKDRTIPKDLVLGTLVRFKQLKKWNLVSQILEWLQTQNWWDFSKMDFLMLITAYGKQGHFNGAEKVLSLMNEKGIPPSVISHTALMEAYGKGGRYNNAEAIFRRMQSSGPEPSAVTYQIILKIFVEGCKFKEAEEIFETLLDEGKSPLKPDQKMFHMMIYMYKKVGSYDKARKMFALMAERGVQQSTVTYNSLMSFETNYKEVSKMYNQMQRAGLRPDVVSYALLISAYGKARREEEALAVFEEMLDAGVRPTSKAYNILLDAFAVSGMVDQARTVFKSMRRDRYKPDLCSYTTMLSAYVNASDMEGAEKFFLRIKQDALKPNIVTYGTLIKGYAKTNNIEKMMEKYEEMQAAGVKPNQTILTTIMDAYGKNRDFGSAVVWYKEMETCRLPPDQKAKNILLSLAKTAEEQKVANQVVGNLDQCSNEQGGTKFLVPVDENDSEDEDEDDDNNHDDELDGPSQVTSSYDEQKHELIYLNGDNVKNLDGLLKVADL; via the exons ATGCCTCAAACGCTTTTCTTAAAGCCCTTCATTTCAGCTCCTTTGGATAATTGGAGGtttgtttttccttcatccCCTTTTGCTAAACCCTG TAAATTGAAAGCGTGCACAAATTCTATTGGTGCCAATGTCAAGGTGCGTGGAAGAGTGGGGGTAGTTTGTATGGGTATGCTGGCACCAAGAAAGTTCTTgcagaaaaggaagaaagtagAAGTTTTCAAAGATGCTGCGGATGAAGCTGAGCAGAAGAACTGGAGGAGACTGatgaatgaaattgaagagacAGGTTCTGCTGTTTCTGTGCTCAAAAGTGAAAGGCTCAAGGACAGGACTATTCCTAAGGATCTTGTACTTGGAACTTTGGTCAGATTCAAGCAACTGAAAAAATGGAACCTTGTCAGCCAG ATTCTTGAATGGCtccaaactcaaaattggtgGGACTTCAGCAAAATGGATTTCCTGATGCTTATAACAGCTTATGGAAAGCAAGGGCACTTCAACGGGGCTGAGAAGGTTTTAAGTTTGATGAATGAGAAGGGAATTCCACCAAGTGTAATATCTCATACTGCTCTTATGGAAGCATATGGAAAAGGAGGCCGATATAACAATGCTGAAGCAATATTTAGAAGGATGCAGTCTTCTGGCCCTGAACCGTCTGCTGTGACTTATCAAATAATACTAAAAATATTTGTTGAG GGATGTAAGTTCAAGGAAGCAGAAGAAATTTTTGAGACCCTTTTGGATGAGGGAAAATCACCTTTGAAGCCAGACCAAAAGATGTTCCATATGATGATTTATATGTATAAGAAGGTCGGGAGTTATGATAAAGCTCGTAAGATGTTCGCATTGATGGCTGAGAGAGGGGTTCAGCAATCGACGGTTACTTATAATAGCTTAATGTCATTTGAAACTAATTACAAGGAAGTTTCAAAGATGTATAACCAG ATGCAAAGAGCTGGTCTCCGACCTGACGTAGTGAGCTATGCCTTACTCATTAGTGCTTATGGGAAAGctagaagagaggaagaagccTTAGCTGTTTTTGAGGAGATGCTTGATGCTGGTGTCAG aCCAACCTCGAAAGCTTATAACATTTTGCTTGACGCATTTGCAGTATCAGGAATGGTGGACCAAGCTCGAACTGTTTTTAAGAGCATGAGAAGGGACAG GTATAAACCTGATCTTTGCTCTTATACGACTATGTTATCAGCATATGTAAATGCATCTGATATGGAGGGTGCTGAAAAGTTTTTCTTAAGAATAAAACAAGATGCACTTAAACCCAATATCGTCACTTACGGAACCTTAATCAAAGGGTATGCTAAGACAAATAATATAGAGAAGATGATGGAGAAATATGAGGAAATGCAGGCAGCTGGTgtcaaaccaaatcaaacaatcTTAACGACAATCATGGATGCATATGGCAAGAACAGAGATTTTGGCAGTGCTGTTGTTTGGTACAAGGAAATGGAAACCTGTAGGCTTCCACCTGATCAGAAAGCAAAGAATATCCTTTTATCTTTGGCAAAAACAGCAGAAGAACAGAAGGTAGCTAACCAAGTTGTAGGGAATTTGGACCAGTGTAGCAATGAACAAGGAGGTACGAAGTTTTTGGTGCCTGTTGATGAGAATGATAGCgaggatgaggatgaggaCGATGACAACAATCATGATGATGAATTAGATGGTCCTTCACAGGTCACTTCATCATATGATGAACAAAAACATGAACTGATTTATTTAAATGGTGATAATGTGAAAAACCTTGACGGCTTACTTAAAGTGGCTGATTTGTAA
- the LOC18781567 gene encoding pentatricopeptide repeat-containing protein At3g59040 isoform X2, with amino-acid sequence MPQTLFLKPFISAPLDNWSKLKACTNSIGANVKVRGRVGVVCMGMLAPRKFLQKRKKVEVFKDAADEAEQKNWRRLMNEIEETGSAVSVLKSERLKDRTIPKDLVLGTLVRFKQLKKWNLVSQILEWLQTQNWWDFSKMDFLMLITAYGKQGHFNGAEKVLSLMNEKGIPPSVISHTALMEAYGKGGRYNNAEAIFRRMQSSGPEPSAVTYQIILKIFVEGCKFKEAEEIFETLLDEGKSPLKPDQKMFHMMIYMYKKVGSYDKARKMFALMAERGVQQSTVTYNSLMSFETNYKEVSKMYNQMQRAGLRPDVVSYALLISAYGKARREEEALAVFEEMLDAGVRPTSKAYNILLDAFAVSGMVDQARTVFKSMRRDRYKPDLCSYTTMLSAYVNASDMEGAEKFFLRIKQDALKPNIVTYGTLIKGYAKTNNIEKMMEKYEEMQAAGVKPNQTILTTIMDAYGKNRDFGSAVVWYKEMETCRLPPDQKAKNILLSLAKTAEEQKVANQVVGNLDQCSNEQGGTKFLVPVDENDSEDEDEDDDNNHDDELDGPSQVTSSYDEQKHELIYLNGDNVKNLDGLLKVADL; translated from the exons ATGCCTCAAACGCTTTTCTTAAAGCCCTTCATTTCAGCTCCTTTGGATAATTGGAG TAAATTGAAAGCGTGCACAAATTCTATTGGTGCCAATGTCAAGGTGCGTGGAAGAGTGGGGGTAGTTTGTATGGGTATGCTGGCACCAAGAAAGTTCTTgcagaaaaggaagaaagtagAAGTTTTCAAAGATGCTGCGGATGAAGCTGAGCAGAAGAACTGGAGGAGACTGatgaatgaaattgaagagacAGGTTCTGCTGTTTCTGTGCTCAAAAGTGAAAGGCTCAAGGACAGGACTATTCCTAAGGATCTTGTACTTGGAACTTTGGTCAGATTCAAGCAACTGAAAAAATGGAACCTTGTCAGCCAG ATTCTTGAATGGCtccaaactcaaaattggtgGGACTTCAGCAAAATGGATTTCCTGATGCTTATAACAGCTTATGGAAAGCAAGGGCACTTCAACGGGGCTGAGAAGGTTTTAAGTTTGATGAATGAGAAGGGAATTCCACCAAGTGTAATATCTCATACTGCTCTTATGGAAGCATATGGAAAAGGAGGCCGATATAACAATGCTGAAGCAATATTTAGAAGGATGCAGTCTTCTGGCCCTGAACCGTCTGCTGTGACTTATCAAATAATACTAAAAATATTTGTTGAG GGATGTAAGTTCAAGGAAGCAGAAGAAATTTTTGAGACCCTTTTGGATGAGGGAAAATCACCTTTGAAGCCAGACCAAAAGATGTTCCATATGATGATTTATATGTATAAGAAGGTCGGGAGTTATGATAAAGCTCGTAAGATGTTCGCATTGATGGCTGAGAGAGGGGTTCAGCAATCGACGGTTACTTATAATAGCTTAATGTCATTTGAAACTAATTACAAGGAAGTTTCAAAGATGTATAACCAG ATGCAAAGAGCTGGTCTCCGACCTGACGTAGTGAGCTATGCCTTACTCATTAGTGCTTATGGGAAAGctagaagagaggaagaagccTTAGCTGTTTTTGAGGAGATGCTTGATGCTGGTGTCAG aCCAACCTCGAAAGCTTATAACATTTTGCTTGACGCATTTGCAGTATCAGGAATGGTGGACCAAGCTCGAACTGTTTTTAAGAGCATGAGAAGGGACAG GTATAAACCTGATCTTTGCTCTTATACGACTATGTTATCAGCATATGTAAATGCATCTGATATGGAGGGTGCTGAAAAGTTTTTCTTAAGAATAAAACAAGATGCACTTAAACCCAATATCGTCACTTACGGAACCTTAATCAAAGGGTATGCTAAGACAAATAATATAGAGAAGATGATGGAGAAATATGAGGAAATGCAGGCAGCTGGTgtcaaaccaaatcaaacaatcTTAACGACAATCATGGATGCATATGGCAAGAACAGAGATTTTGGCAGTGCTGTTGTTTGGTACAAGGAAATGGAAACCTGTAGGCTTCCACCTGATCAGAAAGCAAAGAATATCCTTTTATCTTTGGCAAAAACAGCAGAAGAACAGAAGGTAGCTAACCAAGTTGTAGGGAATTTGGACCAGTGTAGCAATGAACAAGGAGGTACGAAGTTTTTGGTGCCTGTTGATGAGAATGATAGCgaggatgaggatgaggaCGATGACAACAATCATGATGATGAATTAGATGGTCCTTCACAGGTCACTTCATCATATGATGAACAAAAACATGAACTGATTTATTTAAATGGTGATAATGTGAAAAACCTTGACGGCTTACTTAAAGTGGCTGATTTGTAA